The proteins below come from a single Aspergillus oryzae RIB40 DNA, chromosome 5 genomic window:
- a CDS encoding uncharacterized protein (glyoxylase), giving the protein MHIQSIPMWTGKGNNYAYLVTDEPTKKSVIIDPANPPEVAPVLKSQIEDGKIDLTAIVNTHHHWDHAGGNDELLKIFGNKLPVIGGKNCQSVTQTPAHGETFKIGERISVKALHTPCHTQDSICYFMQDGEERVVFTGDTLFIGGCGRFFEGTAPEMHKALNETLASLPDDTKVFPGHEYTKGNVKFCLAVSQSEPIKKLEAFAEQNQQTQGKFTIGDEKLHNVFMRVNDPEIQKKTGKTDPVEVMAALREMKNAM; this is encoded by the exons ATGCATATCCAATCGATTCCGATGT GGACGGGGAAGGGCAATAATTATGCCTACCTGGTGACAGACGAGCCAACCAAGAAGTCTGTGATTATTGATCCGGCCAACCCGCCAGA AGTAGCACCGGTGTTGAAGAGTCAAATTGAAGATGGCAAGATTGATCTGACAGCTATTGTCAATACTCATCA CCATTGGGATCACGCTGGCGGCAATGATGAACTG CTCAAAATCTTTGGCAACAAACTCCCCGTTATCGGGGGTAAGAATTGTCAATCGGTGACGCAGACTCCGGCCCATGGAGAGACATTCAAGATCGGAGAGCGCATCTCCGTAAAAGCTCTCCATACGCCTTGCCATACGCAAGATAGTATCTGCTATTTCATGCAGGATGGTGAGGAACGTGTCGTATTCACGGGTGACACCTTGTTCATTGGAG GATGTGGTCGCTTTTTTGAAGGCACTGCCCCAGAAATGCACAAGGCCTTGAACGAGACGCTTGCCTCTTTGCCGGATGATACTAAGGTCTTT CCCGGCCACGAGTACACTAAAGGCAACGTGAAGTTCTGTCTTGCCGTGTCACAGTCAGAGCCtatcaagaagctggaggcATTCGCAGAGCAGAACCAGCAGACCCAGGGCAAGTTCACGATTGGTGATGAGAAG CTCCATAACGTGTTCATGCGCGTCAAT GACCCCGAGATCCAGAAAAAGACTGGAAAGACAGACCCGGTAGAGGTGATGGCAGCTCTGcgggagatgaagaatgcGATGTGA